One part of the Prosthecobacter vanneervenii genome encodes these proteins:
- a CDS encoding sulfurtransferase has translation MKSILTLLSVALLSSAAQAEIGLITCAEAKTLIENPDASKRPIVLDTRGGYKDYFRGHLPTAHHINFDTLRGTNEAVPVQYLPDDITQALLVRAGVDKNRLHLVYATGDVLPNDEILSTSMVVYVLEKFGVQNIKVVDGGLAEWKKQGFAAIQDYFGNPKGTLPEKGITTITANISDVQAHVGKPGNLLIDARPINEFRGEDDVWLRKGHIPGAISFHWARLMEKDNTHKFKPFAEVKAELEKACITPDKNIIAYCGTSREGSLLQFYLKHVAGYPNVRLYEGAWKEYVWLNNKSLPAETGGDPAGVK, from the coding sequence ATGAAATCCATCCTCACTCTTCTCTCCGTCGCACTGCTCAGCAGCGCGGCCCAGGCCGAGATCGGCCTCATCACCTGCGCCGAGGCCAAGACACTCATCGAAAATCCGGATGCCTCCAAGCGCCCAATCGTGCTCGACACCCGCGGCGGCTACAAAGACTACTTCCGCGGCCATCTGCCCACCGCCCATCACATCAACTTCGACACCCTTCGCGGAACCAACGAGGCCGTGCCCGTGCAGTATCTGCCTGATGACATCACCCAAGCGCTGCTCGTGCGCGCTGGAGTGGACAAAAACCGTCTCCATCTCGTCTATGCCACCGGAGACGTCCTCCCCAACGACGAAATTCTCAGCACCAGCATGGTCGTTTATGTGCTGGAAAAATTCGGCGTGCAGAACATCAAGGTCGTCGATGGCGGCCTCGCCGAATGGAAGAAGCAGGGCTTTGCCGCCATCCAGGACTACTTTGGCAATCCCAAAGGCACCCTGCCGGAAAAAGGCATCACCACCATCACCGCCAACATCTCTGATGTGCAGGCCCATGTCGGCAAACCCGGCAATCTCCTCATCGACGCCCGCCCCATCAACGAGTTCCGTGGCGAGGACGACGTCTGGCTCCGCAAAGGCCACATCCCCGGTGCCATCAGCTTCCACTGGGCCCGCCTCATGGAAAAAGACAACACCCACAAGTTCAAACCCTTCGCCGAAGTGAAGGCAGAGCTGGAAAAAGCCTGCATCACTCCCGACAAAAACATCATCGCCTACTGCGGCACCTCCCGCGAAGGCAGCCTCCTCCAGTTCTACCTCAAACACGTTGCGGGCTATCCCAACGTCCGCCTCTACGAAGGCGCCTGGAAGGAATACGTCTGGCTCAACAACAAATCCCTCCCCGCCGAAACCGGTGGTGATCCAGCGGGTGTGAAGTAG